One window from the genome of Myripristis murdjan chromosome 6, fMyrMur1.1, whole genome shotgun sequence encodes:
- the samm50 gene encoding sorting and assembly machinery component 50 homolog A isoform X1, with amino-acid sequence MGTVHARSLDPLPMHGPELGVHADDIDTPEIEQDSKQEVLENKDVVVQRVHIDGLGRTKEDLLTYEIADVFQAKNLIDVMKKSHEARQKLLRLGIFRKVEVVIDTSQGVDALPNGLDVTFEVTELRRMTGSYNTMVGNNEGSMVLGLKLPNLLGRAEKLTFQFSYGTKETSYGLSFFKPQPGHFERNVSVNLYKVTGQFPWSSLRETDRGISTELTFPLWKTNQTLKWEGVWRELGCLARTASFAVREESGHSLKSSLSHAMVIDTRNSSILPRKGGLLKIHQELAGYTGGDASFLKEDFELQLNRTLFWDSVLSASLWGGLLLPIGDKPTCIADRFYLGGPTSIRGFSMYSMGPQSEGMTGDYLGGEAYWAGGLHVYTPLPFRPGRGGFGDLFRTHFFLNAGNLCNLNYGEGPQAHLKKLAECIRWSYGVGIVLRLGNIARLELNYCIPMGVQSGDRICDGVQFGAGIRFL; translated from the exons ATGGGTACCGTCCATGCCAGG AGCCTCGACCCTCTGCCCATGCACGGGCCTGAGCTGGGAGTTCACGCAGATGACATTGACACCCCAGAGATAGAGCAGGATTCGAAGCAGGAGGTTCTTGAAAACAAGGAT GTTGTAGTTCAGCGAGTACACATAGATGGGCTTGGGAGAACCAAAGAGGACCTGCTGACTTATGAAATTGCTGATGTTTTCCAGGCAAAGAATTTAATTGAT GTGATGAAGAAGTCCCATGAAGCCAGACAGAAGCTTTTACGTCTTGGTATCTTCAGAAAAGTGGAAGTTGTTATTGATACCTCCCAAG GTGTGGACGCTCTTCCCAACGGCCTCGATGTGACCTTTGAGGTAACCGAGCTGAGACGTATGACGGGCAGCTACAACACGATGGTTGGGAACAACGAAGGAAGCATG GTGCTGGGCCTGAAGTTGCCCAACTTACTTGGCCGGGCAGAGAAGCTTACCTTCCAGTTCTCCTATGGTACCAAAGAGACATCCTACGGCCTGTCCTTCTTCAAACCCCAACCAGGACACTTTGAACGCAA TGTCTCGGTCAACTTGTACAAAGTGACAGGCCAGTTTCCATGGAGTTCACTGAGGGAGACAGATCGAGGCATTTCCACAGAACTGACT TTCCCCTTGTGGAAGACCAATCAAACCCTGAAGTGGGAGGGTGTGTGGAGAGAGCTGGGCTGCCTCGCTCGCACAGCCTCCTTCGCTGTTCGGGAGGAGAGTGGCCATTCCCTCAAGTCCTCGCTTTCG caTGCCATGGTCATTGACACCAGAAACTCCTCCATCCTTCCACGGAAAGGGGGCCTATTGAAGATCCACCAG GAGCTGGCTGGTTACACTGGCGGAGATGCCAGTTTCCTGAAGGAGGACTTTGAGCTCCAGCTGAACAGAACTCTTTTCTGGGACTCG GTCCTTTCTGCCTCGTTGTGGGGGGGTTTGCTCCTGCCCATCGGAGACAAGCCAACATGCATAGCAGACAG GTTCTACCTTGGTGGCCCTACTAGCATCAGAGGATTCAGCATGTATAGCATGGGCCCACAGAGTGAAG GTATGACAGGGGACTACCTGGGAGGAGAGGCCTACTGGGCTGGTGGCCTCCATGTCTACACCCCTCTACCCTTCAGACCGGGCAGGGGGGGCTTTGGCGACCTCTTCAGAACACATTTCTTCCTCAACGCCGGCAACCTGTGTAACCTCAACTATG GTGAGGGTCCACAAGCACACTTGAAGAAACTGGCAGAGTGTATCCGCTGGTCGTATGGAGTGGGCATTGTGCTGCGTTTGGGAAACATTGCCAGACTGGAGCTTAACTATTGCATTCCCATGGGAGTCCAGAGTGGAGACAG GATATGTGATGGGGTCCAGTTTGGAGCAGGAATCCGATTCCTGTGA
- the samm50 gene encoding sorting and assembly machinery component 50 homolog A isoform X2: MGTVHARSLDPLPMHGPELGVHADDIDTPEIEQDSKQEVLENKDVVVQRVHIDGLGRTKEDLLTYEIADVFQAKNLIDVMKKSHEARQKLLRLGIFRKVEVVIDTSQGVDALPNGLDVTFEVTELRRMTGSYNTMVGNNEGSMVLGLKLPNLLGRAEKLTFQFSYGTKETSYGLSFFKPQPGHFERNVSVNLYKVTGQFPWSSLRETDRGISTELTFPLWKTNQTLKWEGVWRELGCLARTASFAVREESGHSLKSSLSHAMVIDTRNSSILPRKGGLLKIHQELAGYTGGDASFLKEDFELQLNRTLFWDSVLSASLWGGLLLPIGDKPTCIADRFYLGGPTSIRGFSMYSMGPQSEGDYLGGEAYWAGGLHVYTPLPFRPGRGGFGDLFRTHFFLNAGNLCNLNYGEGPQAHLKKLAECIRWSYGVGIVLRLGNIARLELNYCIPMGVQSGDRICDGVQFGAGIRFL, encoded by the exons ATGGGTACCGTCCATGCCAGG AGCCTCGACCCTCTGCCCATGCACGGGCCTGAGCTGGGAGTTCACGCAGATGACATTGACACCCCAGAGATAGAGCAGGATTCGAAGCAGGAGGTTCTTGAAAACAAGGAT GTTGTAGTTCAGCGAGTACACATAGATGGGCTTGGGAGAACCAAAGAGGACCTGCTGACTTATGAAATTGCTGATGTTTTCCAGGCAAAGAATTTAATTGAT GTGATGAAGAAGTCCCATGAAGCCAGACAGAAGCTTTTACGTCTTGGTATCTTCAGAAAAGTGGAAGTTGTTATTGATACCTCCCAAG GTGTGGACGCTCTTCCCAACGGCCTCGATGTGACCTTTGAGGTAACCGAGCTGAGACGTATGACGGGCAGCTACAACACGATGGTTGGGAACAACGAAGGAAGCATG GTGCTGGGCCTGAAGTTGCCCAACTTACTTGGCCGGGCAGAGAAGCTTACCTTCCAGTTCTCCTATGGTACCAAAGAGACATCCTACGGCCTGTCCTTCTTCAAACCCCAACCAGGACACTTTGAACGCAA TGTCTCGGTCAACTTGTACAAAGTGACAGGCCAGTTTCCATGGAGTTCACTGAGGGAGACAGATCGAGGCATTTCCACAGAACTGACT TTCCCCTTGTGGAAGACCAATCAAACCCTGAAGTGGGAGGGTGTGTGGAGAGAGCTGGGCTGCCTCGCTCGCACAGCCTCCTTCGCTGTTCGGGAGGAGAGTGGCCATTCCCTCAAGTCCTCGCTTTCG caTGCCATGGTCATTGACACCAGAAACTCCTCCATCCTTCCACGGAAAGGGGGCCTATTGAAGATCCACCAG GAGCTGGCTGGTTACACTGGCGGAGATGCCAGTTTCCTGAAGGAGGACTTTGAGCTCCAGCTGAACAGAACTCTTTTCTGGGACTCG GTCCTTTCTGCCTCGTTGTGGGGGGGTTTGCTCCTGCCCATCGGAGACAAGCCAACATGCATAGCAGACAG GTTCTACCTTGGTGGCCCTACTAGCATCAGAGGATTCAGCATGTATAGCATGGGCCCACAGAGTGAAG GGGACTACCTGGGAGGAGAGGCCTACTGGGCTGGTGGCCTCCATGTCTACACCCCTCTACCCTTCAGACCGGGCAGGGGGGGCTTTGGCGACCTCTTCAGAACACATTTCTTCCTCAACGCCGGCAACCTGTGTAACCTCAACTATG GTGAGGGTCCACAAGCACACTTGAAGAAACTGGCAGAGTGTATCCGCTGGTCGTATGGAGTGGGCATTGTGCTGCGTTTGGGAAACATTGCCAGACTGGAGCTTAACTATTGCATTCCCATGGGAGTCCAGAGTGGAGACAG GATATGTGATGGGGTCCAGTTTGGAGCAGGAATCCGATTCCTGTGA
- the uqcc6 gene encoding ubiquinol-cytochrome-c reductase complex assembly factor 6 codes for MPAGVSWPRYLRMLGASVLSMFAGAQVVHQYYLPDLSIPEVPPKPGELRTELLGYKAREEALAALEKVKAGEKLD; via the exons ATGCCAGCCGGTGTGTCTTGGCCTCGCTACCTGAGGATGCTGGGGGCCAGcgtcctgtccatgtttgcaggAGCACAGGTTGTCCACCAGTACTACCTGCCTGATCTG AGTATACCTGAGGTCCCACCCAAGCCTGGGGAGCTGAGGACTGAACTGCTGGGCTACAAAGCCAGAGAAGAGGCTCTTGCAGCCTTAGAGAAGGTGAAAGCTGGAGAGAAACTGGACTGA
- the efcab10 gene encoding EF-hand calcium-binding domain-containing protein 10, producing MATPREKEAADYLEKHKIIELFDNLTSMLFFHRPENPREFLIEKLEQLRSSKLRRVPGPSLFDSSNVDALFGILDPSNQGHITFAQYKEALMALGVRDIKEHPEGVNEDRISRETFEREATEGLQRCSTTYEQS from the exons ATGGCGACGccgagagagaaagaagcagcCGATTAccttgaaaaacacaaaatcatcgAGCTGTTTGACAACCTTACGAGCATGCTTTTCTTTCACAGACCGG AGAATCCAAGAGAATTTCTCATAGAGAAGCTGGAGCAGCTGAGGAGCTCTAAGCTGAGGCGTGTGCCAGGGCCGAGCCTCTTCGACAGCTCCAATGTGGACGCTCTCTTTGGGATCCTGGACCCCAGCAATCAAGGACACATCACTTTTGCTCAATACAAGGAGG CATTGATGGCCCTGGGCGTAAGAGACATAAAGGAACATCCTGAAGGGGTAAATGAAGACAGGATATCCCGTGAGACGTTTGAAAGAGAAGC GACAGAAGGCCTGCAGAGATGCTCAACAACATATGAGCAATCTTAA
- the LOC115360517 gene encoding G/T mismatch-specific thymine DNA glycosylase-like isoform X2 produces the protein MYDRYQSSQQHPKAQHVMPYHNMGQYAEGSREEPVMAELSVHQELPLPQDFPSHQNCAPVQHQELLYHHHYHQQQQQQQQQQQQQQQLVAQHTAHLQFTRPPQEPGVQQQPQPTGPPQAATPVKKKRGRPPKQQADEGKTQEELNENEAAKKAKRVLNRFNGMSVAEVMAKTLPDIITYNLDILIVGINPGLLSAFKGHHYPNPGNHFWKCLFLSGLTDQQLNYMHDQSLPEKYSIGFTNMVERTTPGSKDLSSKEIREGGRQLLEKLQKYKPLIAAFNGKCIYEIFCKEIFGVKAKNLEFGLQPYKIPDTGTVCYLMPSSSPRCAQFPRAQDKVHFYIKLKELRDQIKGVAPSRDVMETQYSFDLQLAKEDAKRIAIKEEQVDPEYESCGGGMHEDARQSSSYFSISATTETGANNKVQA, from the exons atgtatgacAG GTACCAGTCCAGCCAGCAGCACCCCAAGGCCCAGCATGTGATGCCATACCACAACATGGGCCAGTACGCAGAAGGTTCCAGAGAGGAGCCCGTCATGGCCGAGCTGTCTGTTCACCAGGAGCTACCTCTTCCACAGGACTTCCCCTCACACCAAAACTGTGCCCCGGTCCAGCACCAAGAGCTGCtttaccaccaccactaccaccagcagcagcagcagcagcagcagcagcagcagcagcagcagcagttggtGGCCCAGCACACAGCTCACCTCCAGTTCACAAGGCCACCGCAGGAGCCAGGtgtccagcagcagcctcagccCACCGGTCCACCCCAAG CTGCAACACcagtgaagaagaagagagggaggccTCCTAAGCAGCAGGCCGACGAGGGCAAGACGCAGGAGGAGCTCAACGAGAACGAGGCTGCCAAGAAGGCCAAAAGGGTTCTCAACCGCTTCAATGGCATGTCAGTGGCTGAGGTTATGGCCAAAACCCTGCCAGACATTATTACCTACAATCTTGACATTTTGATA GTTGGTATTAACCCGGGATTGCTGTCAGCCTTCAAAGGACATCATTACCCCAACCCAGGAAACCATTTCT GGAAATGTCTGTTCCTGTCTGGTCTGACAGACCAGCAGCTCAACTACATGCACGACCAGAGCCTGCCCGAGAAATACAGCATCGGCTTCACCAACATGGTGGAGAGGACCACACCCGGAAGCAAGGACCTCTCCAG taaGGAGATTCGTGAGGGAGGCCGGCAATTACTCGAGAAGCTGCAGAAATACAAACCATTAATAGCAGCTTTTAATGGAAAAT GTATTTACGAAATCTTCTGCAAAGAAATCTTTGGAGTAAAGGCGAAGAATCTTGAGTTTGGTTTACAGCCGTACAAAATCCCAGACACTGGAACG GTGTGCTACTTGATGCCCTCCTCCAGCCCGCGCTGTGCCCAGTTTCCTCGTGCGCAGGACAAAGTGCATTTCTACATCAAGCTGAAGGAGCTACGGGATCAGATCAAGGGCGTGGCACCCAGCCGCGACGTGATGGAGACCCAGTACTCCTTCGATCTGCAGCTGGCTAAAG AGGATGCTAAGAGGATTGCAATCAAAGAGGAGCAAGTGGACCCGGAATATGAGAGCTGTGGCGGCGGGATGCACGAGGACGCCCGGCAGAGCAGCAGCTACTTCAGCATCTctgccaccacagagacag GAGCCAACAATAAAGTCCAGGCGTGA
- the LOC115360517 gene encoding G/T mismatch-specific thymine DNA glycosylase-like isoform X1 → MEEQQFTSLTVPSDYFQQWYQSSQQHPKAQHVMPYHNMGQYAEGSREEPVMAELSVHQELPLPQDFPSHQNCAPVQHQELLYHHHYHQQQQQQQQQQQQQQQLVAQHTAHLQFTRPPQEPGVQQQPQPTGPPQAATPVKKKRGRPPKQQADEGKTQEELNENEAAKKAKRVLNRFNGMSVAEVMAKTLPDIITYNLDILIVGINPGLLSAFKGHHYPNPGNHFWKCLFLSGLTDQQLNYMHDQSLPEKYSIGFTNMVERTTPGSKDLSSKEIREGGRQLLEKLQKYKPLIAAFNGKCIYEIFCKEIFGVKAKNLEFGLQPYKIPDTGTVCYLMPSSSPRCAQFPRAQDKVHFYIKLKELRDQIKGVAPSRDVMETQYSFDLQLAKEDAKRIAIKEEQVDPEYESCGGGMHEDARQSSSYFSISATTETGANNKVQA, encoded by the exons ATGGAGGAACAGCAGTTTACATCACTGACGGTTCCTTCGGATTATTTCCAGCAGTG GTACCAGTCCAGCCAGCAGCACCCCAAGGCCCAGCATGTGATGCCATACCACAACATGGGCCAGTACGCAGAAGGTTCCAGAGAGGAGCCCGTCATGGCCGAGCTGTCTGTTCACCAGGAGCTACCTCTTCCACAGGACTTCCCCTCACACCAAAACTGTGCCCCGGTCCAGCACCAAGAGCTGCtttaccaccaccactaccaccagcagcagcagcagcagcagcagcagcagcagcagcagcagcagttggtGGCCCAGCACACAGCTCACCTCCAGTTCACAAGGCCACCGCAGGAGCCAGGtgtccagcagcagcctcagccCACCGGTCCACCCCAAG CTGCAACACcagtgaagaagaagagagggaggccTCCTAAGCAGCAGGCCGACGAGGGCAAGACGCAGGAGGAGCTCAACGAGAACGAGGCTGCCAAGAAGGCCAAAAGGGTTCTCAACCGCTTCAATGGCATGTCAGTGGCTGAGGTTATGGCCAAAACCCTGCCAGACATTATTACCTACAATCTTGACATTTTGATA GTTGGTATTAACCCGGGATTGCTGTCAGCCTTCAAAGGACATCATTACCCCAACCCAGGAAACCATTTCT GGAAATGTCTGTTCCTGTCTGGTCTGACAGACCAGCAGCTCAACTACATGCACGACCAGAGCCTGCCCGAGAAATACAGCATCGGCTTCACCAACATGGTGGAGAGGACCACACCCGGAAGCAAGGACCTCTCCAG taaGGAGATTCGTGAGGGAGGCCGGCAATTACTCGAGAAGCTGCAGAAATACAAACCATTAATAGCAGCTTTTAATGGAAAAT GTATTTACGAAATCTTCTGCAAAGAAATCTTTGGAGTAAAGGCGAAGAATCTTGAGTTTGGTTTACAGCCGTACAAAATCCCAGACACTGGAACG GTGTGCTACTTGATGCCCTCCTCCAGCCCGCGCTGTGCCCAGTTTCCTCGTGCGCAGGACAAAGTGCATTTCTACATCAAGCTGAAGGAGCTACGGGATCAGATCAAGGGCGTGGCACCCAGCCGCGACGTGATGGAGACCCAGTACTCCTTCGATCTGCAGCTGGCTAAAG AGGATGCTAAGAGGATTGCAATCAAAGAGGAGCAAGTGGACCCGGAATATGAGAGCTGTGGCGGCGGGATGCACGAGGACGCCCGGCAGAGCAGCAGCTACTTCAGCATCTctgccaccacagagacag GAGCCAACAATAAAGTCCAGGCGTGA